A stretch of Pseudoprevotella muciniphila DNA encodes these proteins:
- a CDS encoding DUF5063 domain-containing protein has translation MSENLYSQKVIDLITISTEYCRCLEQSQGISRDEFVDVMCNILPMIYLKMSMLGDVPEEEGYNDPKVTEEDYNFVRNNVAAIMQEMDDFLEVHVADFKFSEQPILCTVSENLADIYQSLRDLVEIFREGYDEAMQVALHEASTEFRLTWGQALLNALRALHDVRYNVGQSNDYL, from the coding sequence ATGAGCGAAAATTTGTATTCACAGAAGGTAATCGACCTGATCACTATATCTACGGAGTATTGCAGGTGTCTTGAGCAGAGTCAGGGTATCAGTCGCGATGAGTTTGTAGACGTGATGTGTAATATACTGCCGATGATATATCTCAAGATGTCAATGCTCGGAGATGTGCCCGAGGAAGAGGGGTATAACGACCCCAAAGTGACAGAAGAAGACTATAATTTCGTCAGAAACAATGTGGCAGCAATAATGCAGGAAATGGACGACTTCCTCGAAGTGCATGTTGCCGACTTTAAATTCTCAGAACAACCCATTCTGTGTACCGTCAGCGAAAATCTGGCAGACATCTATCAGTCTCTGCGCGACCTCGTGGAAATCTTCAGAGAAGGATACGACGAAGCCATGCAGGTGGCACTGCATGAGGCAAGCACAGAATTTCGGTTGACGTGGGGGCAGGCACTGCTCAACGCACTGAGAGCACTTCATGATGTCAGATACAACGTAGGACAAAGCAACGACTATCTGTGA